Part of the Spinacia oleracea cultivar Varoflay chromosome 5, BTI_SOV_V1, whole genome shotgun sequence genome, tagattaatgagtttgtgacttgtaagaaagctatgacgaaacctagattccctaaaatggttagaggccataaaacatactcaatgttttgatgacaaaaattgaaaatttgttgatttgcaagaataggttaacacctattggttgcaagtttgttttaaggataaaaaccatcaaacatggaattgtgttcacacacaaagctagattagttgctaaaggttacaagcaaattcatggcatggattgtgttgaaacctcatgcaaaatcgtaatgcttaagtctataattcaagcaatgattgcatattggtacatatggcaattggatgacaaaacgtattcctcaatcaaatgttggaatgtaatatgtacatggtatgtcataggatttgtggatccaaataaattcttgaaagagaaagctagcttataaaatctaagtacagatttaagcaagcaattggggattggaattatattttaatgaagctaataagtattttagtttcataaaatatacatgattcttatagatatataagaagtttagtgggagtacataaaaacttaattggtcctatgtgtatcacacacatatctctccattgtaaaataacattcaaatgctaatgacttagatttgaaattattcatcaataacggaccatggcgaaacttagtacatactgggtattaagatctatttacaaagatcttatgatattgttttggattaagtaatggcatttactaaatcaaacacgaaagtctccattggagatattcgacccatgtgaataaatctaagtaaaggatgtttgaactatgtataagcatttactaagttaaacatcaaaggatctaaataagattcttaacctatattatatgtcaaagaatttagctgaatttagtatctactgaaactagataagctaaagttacatgaatagaattcaattgggaattattctgcaaaagaatttatcatgtatgatataatatgaggatcgccaaaaacgtatcgtatgactttagccatgacgaacatataccaatctctattgatctaagtaaagatcaactagattgagatcaagaatacttatggtacttgaaaaggtacataggaatagttcttgattcaaggaaataaagatatgctaaatattgatgctacacgcataaacactggcaaaggatcaagcaagaccctttggagttaaccattgataaggacgagctatagagcatcgtgttttgaaaatggcaacatgggttggagaccatgagttgttgcgtgggaaattaaaataataatttctatgttctaagatatagttggagagtcttccacatatctatgaactgcttggataggtaaaaccaaacaaagcatcactagcaacctatacaattgaagtaaaagtaattattgcctaagaagcaataaaacagggttgtttaaagttcttcactgaacttgggtacatcacctatctgctggcttgatggttcttcattgaaaaatgcgttgaaccactcttgaagcaagaaaaacgtctgctaacttgatggttcttcattgcaaaatgagtaaaaccacctgaagtaagaaagactagatcacataataaacaaactcgaaaagatcttatcatcatatctcaaagaacattcgatgaaaaggatgttaagattggcaaagcatgataactaaacctatgcaacaagtgagaagcaacactcacgttgtagcactggaaatcaagcatagctttgaattccatgaaatgttttaaagatgggttagaggcccatggttgtaaaacattggggttgaacatttatcatatatgaaatgtattttcatattccatttaatcttggtttagtattaaatgatgagtcccttcaaatttgacgaaatattcaagatagactgtcaggaccagtcctgtgactaagaaatgtctatcaagtgaacttgaatgtcaaaggttgaaaatggtccctagtcggagttttctataaaattggacgcatagaaaacgttagacgattagaatgcaagatgactagtagttctgtttcttgaactatgtggacatggcaatgtcataatcatttgcatagatacttactttgggaagactagtatcggacaagacctatgaaactttactgtaagagatgaaaatctgtcataagtaaatttcattaaaattattagacactaaatcctcaatacctgagtgatttgagattacttgtttgagaactggttgctttgacgttgaccaaccgtcgcaccgtaaaaggaggctataaaggcaacgctcaggtaatcacctatcaaacgaagtctaatctcaagatcgcaagattgggattgtcctcccataaatcgggatgagaggcttaaaagttgtacaaggccactcggagagctagaaactgtgaaatgcatggtcgtgctcggatgaatcataggctatgattatctgtttatttgatcagttgaactctgaaaccgaggaacacctctggacataataaggatgacaactcttaccttatgttcaagagcaagcatcgagcgacaaaggaattaggaaatgcacacttgtccctaaggacaagtgggagactgaaggaaataatgcccttggtccaagtatgcattcaatgataagtctaataaatgcagttcagtattaattaacaagttaataattcagtgagatcaagtgagctgaatgcctagctagaggtcgcttcagttcaagtggaattaatgatattaatccacagcttactcttgactgaacccgtagggtcacacaaatagtacgtaaacggatcaagtatttaatggcattaaatactccaactatggatattcggaatcgacggatcttggtttcagtgggagctgagatcgtcacaggcaagaaatgaatactccggaaacgatgatattgccggaaacggaaatatggatcgtatcggaaatataaatattatccaagtcgtagatgttgccggaaacggaaacatggtacgtatcggaaaatattatcggaaatagaaatattgccggaatcggaaatattgccggaaacggaaatattgtccgtatcggaaataaattccggaatcgggaatttaatcggaagcgtatcgtacgaataagcatcggacgaggcctgccgggcgagcgcccagcacgaagccaggccatcgcccagcaagccaagcgcgccacacgaacagccaaggccacgccaggcccagcgcaaggccaggcccagcaggccgtggcagcgcgcacagcgcgcgcagcgcgcgcagctgcgagcagtgggctgcgagcattgctgcagctcgcgtgggcttgtagctcgtgtgggccgtgcggccgtgtgggctgtgcgcgggcatggcctgcacgcttgcgggtcatgctcgcgtaagtgtttgtgttcgcatacgaaacctaaaacgtgcagaattcgtttaatgattaaattcctaattctatttgataaattaattaaataagagttttattataattctaatttaattaattcgtatcctaataggattccaattctctttccatacccctataaatatgtggcctgggttcacaatttataacgagttattcaagtattcaaagtgagtttttgagagaaaaattcagtcacacatcttgctcaaaagtgccgaaaatttatagtaccttaggggcgattctagttggtcaatcttaaggcggatccggacgtgctgtggactatctacggagggacgacacttggagtcctaaagacttgttcttgttcggttcgggcgcagctagggaaggcacgcaacaaagagtatgcatctaaattatgcaatatgattatgtgtaaataatatgtattcctggcttaatggttgtttccgcatgatttatgaattgtcatatgtgtcataacctaacaggatgcGCGCGCATGCAAGGAACAGCAGGAGCAGCACACACAGCGCgacccaaggcccagcgcctgtgtggctgtgcgcgtgtgggcttgcgcgtGTAATGCTGGCTGGCCCTTGGcctttgtgccttggccggttagtattataacctaagggttataatattattccacaCAAGTTGTTTTCTTAACCTAATACAATTCAGTcgacacacatcaaaccctaaggatgagagagaaaccctaattctctctcagcctccatggatgtgttcttcccaaaagcataaactcttgattgattgtctaagctacggttatcaagacggatctgatcgtgtcggtgaaccaagtagaggaacgacaagtggagttctaagttcgtgttcgttgacagattactagggaaaatacgcttccaatgtaagtttgcttaatctgtgctttatacatgtttcctagctttggggattgtttccgcacatgttattatgtttaactgtattcccctacagtggtatcacgaaccttatgtattcaaagcatgttttagcatgttttttgtgtttttgctgttgtcgaaattttgggaatttttgttgatttttcggaaaatttatggattattggattaattgcgtaacctgttctgaaatcaaaaagattcggtttttcgacttttctgaccctaatatgattgaaaacgattttctaagatcaactcatgagaaggGAATTACAAAAACAGGCCTCAAAGTgatgttttttgggcgtttttgttaattttcgaattaaaattaatagtGTCGTaaagtatttcaattaaaaggtcgacctaaaatactcggaattgattaaaattttgacacgATGTTTCTgtgtatattcttgatctatggtaaaaatttatggtaaaaatttcagatttttccgataaatataaaccctaattttgctttccccaaattcataaattttagatccctaattgattttttaaataatttatatctaataaatcggttaattgggaaagggaatataatttcatgggtcagtggataattttaaaaattattggattaaaatttgaatggtttcATTagttttaatcgcacttaaaccaaattattaaaatcttaaatttaaatgtttaagaacgatttaaagctttggattttattatttaaaagttcaaattttttggttgaatcgttcgttcttaaaatttgaataatgttagccttgatttagtattttacgaaattggattgtcgttgaattaattaaatcgtaaaaaccgttgtttttcgaaaataaaaatcgtaactttttatgaaaaataacatgaatgcaaacgttcgtgaaattaattttttttaatttaagttGGTCGtagtacgaaccaaaggcacgaacacaagggtggggtggacgtgtggctcgtcgagccacgcgGGCAGCAATATTCGGATTGGGTTAAGACTTTGGCAGCACTTCGGCAGTATTCGGACTAATTCAGGTGGTCAtgcgggcagggtctgcttaACAGAGTGTTAATGCGGAAGACAACACGAATGAGGGACAGAGAGAAGCTTCGTTCAATACTCAAGATTAGGGTTTTAGGCTAGGAATATGTGTCATTTTCCGGAATTtagaggccctatttatagtaaaataggccagaataagataGAATTGAGAAATGAGAGTTTTCTGATGAGATGTGTGCAGCGttagaaatttccagcgcttggaTCAGAAGCGTTGTTATTTTCTAGCGCTTCACATGTCAGTGCCAAATGTGTTTATCTTACAGCTGGATCAAAACTCTATCTTGCGTGATTGGGTGAGAACCGAATTGCAGCGCCAGAAAATAATGGCGCTTTTATTTGTGCGCTGGAATTATTGTGGCGCGCACGTGCCAGCGTTGAATTTTCTAGCGCTAAATTCTAGTGGTGGTGTTTTACTTCACTTTTCCACCTTTATCCAGTTTTATCCGAATCTCACTCACGGTTTTTATCCTTTATCCAATGATAAATCTTAATGCGACTTAAACACTCGGATATTTATCTTATATGGTTACCATTCTGGGCAGCATTCAGGATTAGCAGTcactataaatagtagtttctaaaaatggaagtaTGGTTTACATGATTATCTGTCAGGGATCGTTCATTGCATATTTAGGAAAGTTTAGTCAAGCGGTGTTTGGTTTAATCATCGAACACACCGtatcgggcctagggacaaatgttgGCGTCTATAGTGGGGGATATTGATTTCTTAATATTTCTTAATCAATaaacatatataaatataaaatcatATATATGATACACTTAATTGGAAACCACGTCAACAATTTAAGAGAATTATATTGCCTctaaaaagaaaggaaacaGATTTATATTTGGTGGCACTTTACTCTCGTTGTGAGTGTATGTTCCATAAACTCACTTGAGAATTGAGAATCATGATCACTTTATATTGGAGTATAGAACACTAGCTTTTAACTAGCTTGTAAATACTTAGTATAAATACTCTAGTTTTGTACTATCTCATTTTAACACaacaattaataaaatgtagTCTCTGGTTTCCTCTCTCAAAAGCCATGAGCTCTCCAAGCTCAATAATGACGTCACTCTTATTTCCTTCCTTTATTCTTCTTCTTTCCTCCTTCActcacaaattcaacatggtatcagagcgggaACGATCCTAGCTCTTCAATTCCGCATAATTTTTTAGTTCAATTCAAATTTTAGGGTTCTTCAAGATTTTTGTTGCTCcgtgagaatttgaaaattggtGATAGATTATTGGTGTGTTTCTGCGTTCTTCGGTGTTTTTGATCGAAGTATTGGCTGGATTTTGATCGAAGGATCTTCTTCTTATTTTAGTTGTTGACGACGAACAAATTAGGGTTCTTCGTCGATCTCAAAACTCGTCAGTTTCAATGGCGATGCAAGCTGGATTAGGTGTATCTTGACCTTTCTTGTTAGTCGGAGCTGGTTATACTGGCATTGTTCTTGTCAAAAACCGGTAATGATTTGTTAATGATTATTGTTCCTCTTCTCTCTCATTCGAATATCATAATCCTCTTTACATTTAGGATTTCTTCTGGTTTTTTTCTGGGAATCTGATTACTTTGCCCTAATTCAATCAATTAGATTGGTAGCTTGGTCATTGATATATTCAATAGAGTTTCCCCTCTTTAATTTTTGTGGGTATTGGACATTCAAGATTCTCCTCAATTCTGGAGTTGCTTTAAGTTGTTTTTTCAGTGGTATTGGTGATTCATGTGGGTTTGATAAGTTTCCCACTCCTGGCTTAACACTATTCAAGAATACATTTTACTTTGATTTTAGTCCAACTTATGTGGGATGTGGGTTGTCTGCACATAGTGAATTTCTCTATCCTATTTGGTGCGATTGTTTCATATGGGGTTTCCTCTGGCTCTCTATCTCAAAACACGGAGCAAGATATGTGGATCTTGCTGCCATATCCACTACAACAATGCCGATGATATTTCCACCACTAAAGTGGTATCTTGTTCTCTGCTCATATATAATGGCACCTGCATTTGCTTTCTGCAACTCTTATGGAACATGACTTACATATTGGACACTATTATTATAGCAATGAAGATACTTGGTCCTCAGAAATTGGACATACTACTTGGCAGTTTGTTGGATTCTTTATCGAGGGAAACACTGCAATTCGGCGGATTTTGTATTGTCCGTAAGAAGGTCGTTGGATTTGGGTAGTTCATGATTGAACATTGAAATGAAGTATTGAGGTGTGAGTTGTTTTATTGAAGATGATGGAGGTCCGTTTTTTAATGTTGGCATGATTTGTTGCCAGTTTTGggttgaagttttttttttttttggaatgttgACATGATTCAACATCTGTCACAGCAATAGATCTGGAGATTCAGAACCTGTAAAGTCAGGTCAGTTTTGTGACTCAACAGTGGTTGAGGTTTATTTTGTGACCCATAGAGGTCTGTTTTGTGACCCATAGAGGTCCATTTTGGGACCTATAGAGGTCTATTTTCATTGATCCATAGAGATCAATTTCATGATACATTGTGATACAAGTTAAATTTCATGTTCACAGTGTATCGCTTCATAATCACTTTCCATTGATCATTCTTTTGATGAGACCCATTAAGGCTCATTCTTCAAGGCATGGCTCTATGATCTGGGTATCAGGTACTGGTATCATTTGATTAATGGGAGCATTTCAAGACCTAGCAGACTTTTTAAGGCAGAAATGGTAACTGCGGGATGAGAGATTTGGACATCAGCTATTCCTTCTGACTGGAAGTTGTAGTTTGATCTGAGCAGTTGGTCCAGCAAAAGTGGCCAACATTTATGCTTGTTCATGAGGAGTTCTTGGTGCAGAGTTACTGAAGAGTCTGTTTCAAAGCTTTCAAACTGAAGATGTCTATCACCATCTCCAGCTTGAGAGGGCCGGGGTATTGGAGTATAGAACACTAGCTTGTAAATACTTAGTATAAATACTCTAGTTTTGTACTATCTCATTTTAACACAACAATCAATAAAATGTAGTCTCTGGTTTCTCTCTCAAAAGCCACGAGCTCGATCTCCAAGGCTCAACAATGGCGTAACTCTTCTTTCcttcccttcttcttcttcttctttcctcCTACACTTACAAATTCAACACTTTACTGTGAAATTTGGTTATGTTAGATATCCGTGATTATTGAAGGCTTAGTCACAGTACCTCGTCcatattttttatataagagTTATAATTACTACTTCTAGGCGTACTTTTTAAAAGCTATAATTTCattttggtaacttttacacGCATTCctcaatattttattttattttactttcttATTTGTTCACTTAAACCATAAATAAATCCATTTTTGTAACTTTGCACccacttattttttttatatatatatttctttaTTGTCAATTACCGCACTTGCATCATTATTATATCAAATTCAATTATGTTTCCTTAATACTCGTGTTGTTCAACTGACTACTACAAAAATAATGAGGGGGTACAAATAAAAAAGTTGTTTTGCTTCTATGTTGGCATGATTATTGGACGAGATTGTTTGGTGATACATTTTGGTAATTGGTGTGGGGTTTCTCCGGATGCTGAGGTGGATGCTGATGTAGAGATATATGGTAAGTACGCGATGGCTCGATCTTCGATATAacatgcaaaacaagaatattttcAAAGGAATATTCTTTCTGATACTTAAGTATTTGGTGTAGAGAGAGATACTCCATCTCATTGGGATTTGGAGTAGTAAGAGAGTTAAAGAGAAGGCAGAACAAAAGAGATGAATAGTAGGTGTGGAATTAATTGTCCTCCATCTCATTGGGATTCGGAGTATTTATAGTCTTAGGTTTTTTTAAAAATGCGCTAAAACCTAGGCACCTGATTGATCAATAATTGATGATGTATCCTTTCGTATCAGCCTCCTTCTTGAGCAAATAGGTAAATGGGCCTTTTAAGCTCTGGGCTAACCATCTTGGGCCAATTTCAAGGAGTTACTTTGCGCCTTGTTTCACGCTCATACAAATGGTTTTTCGCAGTATAGGTGTTTTTTAACACAGCCATGTGGCATGTTATAATTGGGTCATGTTGTATGGATTAATTTATGTCACATCAGTAATGATAGCAAGGATTATAGCTCATAAGCCCCAACTGGGAGATtgttagaaataaatatatttcctctgttttttaatactcgcaacgtttgttattTTTACGTATGTCAATGCACTACGTTggtcatttatatcttaaattctcttttatgcaaaaattataaaaagttgatattttgaaaatacacattgagatcAAGAGTTAATTGTAAAGTGTATAAAAATATGAATCAATCTGTAACGACAACCAACCAATATGATATTTTCATacattttttgaatatttgaaaatgAAGGTGTAAGTTTTGTTAACATACATCCAGAGTTAGTTACCTAGGGTACAACTCAGTTATTGTTACTTTATTATCAGAACACAGCTTCGAGGAATTTGTATTGGCCGTAGTCGGACCGTTGGTTCGGTTGAAAAAGGACCGCGGACATTGAGGTGTTGGCATTGTGGTGGTGGCAGTTTCAGTATTAAGCATAAGAGCAACAGTTGACATAGTTGGTCTCTCGTTTGAGTTCTCCTGTGCACACCATAAGCCTATATGAATGCATCTCAACACTTCAGCTCTCGAGTGTGAATCTTTCAATGTCGGGTCCATAAATTCCAAAGGTTCGTCTTCAGTAAAACTTTTCCAGGCCTAACAGATCGAATTGATGCAGTATAATATTAGGGTATAATgtacaaaattaaattttgattaagaAATATATTAGCTTACTAGCTTATACTCACATAGGTCAAGAGGTCTCCAGTTTCATCAGATGGGTGGAATCTTGATCTAATCTTCTTGCCGCTTACAATCTCCAAAACTAACACGCCAAAACCATATACATCTGATTTCACAGAAAATTGTCCATGCATTGCGTATTCTGGAGCCATGTAACCGCTACCAGACGAGGAAGTAAAAATTTCGGTCTGTtatgtttttgtaaaaacataatagtaaaaaaatttaatgaaatGTTACACGTTTTAATcgaaatggtacatgttttaatcgaaatggtactttgtttttaatgaaatggtacatgtttttatcaaaatggtacatgtttttatcgAAATGGTACTCTgtttaacgaaatggtactttttctaaAAGAAATGGTGCATCTTTGACGCTGTGATGTGTTTGATCACACATCACAGCATGCGGCCTCTCCGCCCTCCTACAAGACCGgcaatttaaaaaaattactttagGGAAACCGACAGTGATGTATTTCACAATTGTTTTGTCTGAATTTCATAACATCTATAAACAAGCTGATTCTATTATGAATAATGAGATGCAATGCAAGTAAAAACAAAAGAACTCACTATGTTCCAACGATTCTGCCGGTGTCAGCCTCAGATTGTTCAACCTTGAACATCCTTGCCAATCCAAAATCTGCAATTTTTGGTTCCATATTTGCATCCAGCAAAATATTGCCTGATTTAAGGTCACGGTGGATGATTCTTGGTCGAGAGTCTTCATGAAGATAGAGTAGTCCTCTAGCAATGCCTTTTATTATATTATAGCGCGTACCCCAATTTAATTCTTGCTGCCTTCTTTCATCTGTGAGGTGTATTCATTCACTCACTAATTCAGAGGGCATAACAAATATGGTTTCAGACTACATTACTTAGATATGCAATAGGTTATAAGAAAAACGGACATACCGAACAAAAAGTAGTTGAGGCTTTTGTTGGGAACATATTCGTAAACAAGTAACTTCTCCTCTCCGGCTAAACAAAAACCCAACAACTTAACCAGATTTCTATGTTGAAGATTGGCTATCAACACAACCTCGTTCTTAAATTCTTCCACTCCTTGTCCTGATATATTTGATAGCCTTTTAACGGCTACATCTTCTCCATTTTGTAACGTTCCCTAAGGTATACATAAACACAGTCATTTAATTATGGGGCACACAACAGAAGTAAATTATTGATGATTTTATTAGACTAAtcaacaacttttttttaaaaaataaatcctacTCCTCGATTTTTCTGTAATAtcatttattttagaaaatctgGTTTACTGTGTTCGTGAGTTTTACtaattagacttcgtttgatttggcgtaaaacgttttcagtggAAAATAGAAATCGAAATATCCAACTAATGCAACAGAGAACTTAAGCAACTAGATTTGGGAGTTGTTAAATCTAGGCATgtcctgttttttttttacctcAAGGAGCTCAATTAGAGGATAGGAAAGAAGTTTAGGATCTTTTTACTAATTTACTATGTTAACAATCCAACAATGATCTGAGGTTCCTCAAAATAGACTCGATTACATTGTATTAGAACACGTCTATCAAGACCTTTTGATCGATAGGATTGTTACCAGATCAAACAACCAATTTCGATTTAAAGAGCAAGGAATAGATCTACATTGTTCATaaggataatttttttttattgtattgACTAAGCTTTTGTGTTACCTTGGTTAACTATTAAATCAATTTATCAACAAAAATTAACATTAACGTCGGtgatttaggaaaacaattcAAGAATAATGGGCTACCAATGATGATAAGTAATTTCTTTGGCTACCATTGATAAAGAGCAATAGTTTAGGGAACAATAACAGAAAGTCAACAAACTGCAAAGTCAATGTATTGACTTTTGATCTTGACTTATTAACAATTCTTCCCTTAACATACACATTTACTTTTTGttgttctgtttttttttcttttggcaaCAAAAAGCAAAATAATGTTTAACAGagtgttttttaaaaaaataaaaaaaccttAGTCTATCGACTAACTCACTTCCTCACTATCTTGATATGGTCAAACTATTTAGGAATTGAGGAATACCATAGTTTCTTtagacatatatttttttttttttcacatttTCATACCTTATAGACACTGCCGAATCCACCTTGGCCAAGCTTTCGGATGAACGCAAAGTTGTTAGTGGCAGCTTCAAGAATCTCCAATTCGAACATCAAAGACTCCGCAGTTGTTAAATCATCCAGCACTACAACATCATCGTATTTGTTAAtacatattttatattattttaagtTTTGAAAATTATAAGGCTCCGTTCGCGTGATTACCATTTTTAAGGTCTAGAGAACGACGCTTCTTTGCTTTCTTTGTATAGAAATATGTGCTGAAAGAAATTAGTACTCCCAAGATAACTATAGGAACAACGATTGCAACTACTACATTCGTAGTTTGTTTCTTCTTTCCTGCAATTTGCGGACAAACGGTATCAAATACAGGTATATGGAGTAGTTATATACAGGTACGTGTAGTGTACGTGTACgtgattaaaatataaatacatGTACGATAAAAGATAATTTTCAaagagcaaataaaaaaaaagttcacaGAAAAATTCTCACTAGTAGTTCCAAAACATATACTCCATCCGTTCTACAATTTTCTTCACTTTTTCAAAATGTGTGGTCCAATTCACTAATTTGACCATTAGTAGTTTTAATTTCGCattagtaaaattataaaaatttgaaattgaaaaatTTATGTTGAAATAAATCCAGTGAGATAGCACAAATGAatatattttcatttatttatactactagttatggtcaaagtttaaataagaataataaaCACGAAAAACATAATGGAAAAAAGGAATTATACCTGTGTATGTTATTGTTGAAATATGATGGTTAGGTGGAGGAGGCAAGCTTAGAGTTGGTAGCGGTGTGATGCTATAGTTGCTATTTTCCCCGTAAAATTGTTTAACTTGGTACCTGATATTACAACTAGGCGTGAGTACAAGGCCACCTCGCTGCGCCATTCCATCATACTGAGAACGAGCTAGACTGAAACACTCGGCGCAGTCAGCCACAGTCAAGTCAGGATTACATTGAGCCAAAGTGTATAAATATTTCTGCGACGGTGAAAACCATACCCTCTTGGTGGCAAACTTATTACCGGACTTATCGGAAGCCGCTTTTGAT contains:
- the LOC110775607 gene encoding cysteine-rich receptor-like protein kinase 44; the protein is MLVLLILVVFVINASNAVPLTLDYIIWDCYNSTTYPPNSSYETNLNHLLSTLAPQTSNSKHGFFTTKLNTTQNQDHPVYGLASCRGDINPNDCRDCVRQASTQVIRACPEQTQAVFWMEQCMLRYSNRSFSHLLQESPNKVRFNTHNVTNNVNDWIKLLNDTLIEVTSKAASDKSGNKFATKRVWFSPSQKYLYTLAQCNPDLTVADCAECFSLARSQYDGMAQRGGLVLTPSCNIRYQVKQFYGENSNYSITPLPTLSLPPPPNHHISTITYTGKKKQTTNVVVAIVVPIVILGVLISFSTYFYTKKAKKRRSLDLKNVLDDLTTAESLMFELEILEAATNNFAFIRKLGQGGFGSVYKGTLQNGEDVAVKRLSNISGQGVEEFKNEVVLIANLQHRNLVKLLGFCLAGEEKLLVYEYVPNKSLNYFLFDERRQQELNWGTRYNIIKGIARGLLYLHEDSRPRIIHRDLKSGNILLDANMEPKIADFGLARMFKVEQSEADTGRIVGTYGYMAPEYAMHGQFSVKSDVYGFGVLVLEIVSGKKIRSRFHPSDETGDLLTYAWKSFTEDEPLEFMDPTLKDSHSRAEVLRCIHIGLWCAQENSNERPTMSTVALMLNTETATTTMPTPQCPRSFFNRTNGPTTANTNSSKLCSDNKVTITELYPR